The DNA sequence TCACCAACGGATGGCAAATGATGAAATTTGATTTTGCGCAGTAGAATAAACTCCTGTTCCAAACAGTATGCTCCCACGAGATAACCAAAAACAGGCTTAGATTCTTCCAACAAATCCGACTCGGATGACGGAGCCGTTGAAAGATGAATTGGATCCAAGAGGAAATCCGCACTGGAACTTTTCATTTGTGTACGATTCATTTCTAAACCGACTAAGAGGTTTCCGGCCGAGTCGTGCTTGCGAAATGCGACGCGTGCCACGGTAATGCCCGCTTGATCTAAAAGTGATCTACCCGGTTCAATCCGAATTTCGATACGACGGTCTCGAAGTAGTTGGTGAATAGGCGCATCATAACCGGACACTGCACTAGTCAATATATTTTCCAAAAATCCAGCTTTGTGCACTTCGCTGTAATAGGGATATACCTTGGCCTCGCCGTATAACGTGTTTTCTATTTTCACGATGCCTAATGGATCATTCCGATAGGTCAATTCTGGACGCTTTCTCAATACCGCTCTTTTTAGTTCGCTCTGAAAGGTATTCCACTCCGCTTTGTCACTCAAATAGTTGACCAAATAGCCTCCTCCGATATCCAAATGCAAGGTGTCAATTTGATGGGCTTTGAGGGCGTCCACCAATGCTATACATTGACCGATGGCCACAGCGCGTTCTGGAATAGAATAACCATTTAAATGAAAGTGCAATCCGGTATATAGCAGCGTAGGGTGTTTGATCAACTTTTCCAACACCAATTGTTGAGCCGCAGCAATCGAGAAACCGAATCGGGAATGTAAGGTAGCACCATTCATATC is a window from the Sphingobacterium sp. lm-10 genome containing:
- a CDS encoding Y4yA family PLP-dependent enzyme, whose amino-acid sequence is MEFTHTTTDEKHLPLTPIIHPWIREVVSNQSLLEEAVSEFQSPLNIQSLVPFEENVNAFKSVFDKYELQHRIYFARKANKCISYTTHAAELGEGVDTASFEELAQCLEAGINPAQLISTAAVKTQRLMELAVDNGVTIIIDNLDELDLLEKVTERSGKQAHISLRVGGFDMNGATLHSRFGFSIAAAQQLVLEKLIKHPTLLYTGLHFHLNGYSIPERAVAIGQCIALVDALKAHQIDTLHLDIGGGYLVNYLSDKAEWNTFQSELKRAVLRKRPELTYRNDPLGIVKIENTLYGEAKVYPYYSEVHKAGFLENILTSAVSGYDAPIHQLLRDRRIEIRIEPGRSLLDQAGITVARVAFRKHDSAGNLLVGLEMNRTQMKSSSADFLLDPIHLSTAPSSESDLLEESKPVFGYLVGAYCLEQEFILLRKIKFHHLPSVGDLIVFVNTAGYMMHFFESQAHQFALAENVFYNKDKSLRVDK